In Solanum lycopersicum chromosome 3, SLM_r2.1, the genomic stretch AGGCCAAGTGGTCTTACCGACACGAGAATCAAACAAGGATCGCCAATACTGACCATCAAACTTCTTTAAGGCATCCATATCATGCTGAACATCAAGTAATCCACCAGACCGACTCCGATAAACAATCTCATCTAGAGAATACCATTCATCAGAAGTAGGACCAGCATTAAAAGGAACATACCTGGCTGAAAAATTATGAGATGAGCAGTGACGGCGCGCTTCTTCACGGATGTTCTCGTCAGCAGGACGTCGGTGCTTCTGTTGAGAAATCGCATCGTTTGTGGCTGTAGCTTTAATCGGAGCGAAGAAATGAATACCATTATTGGGTTTTGAAGTTGATTGATGATTAAGTTGAGGAAGACCAGGAGAGAGGAAAGAGGATCTAAGCATGCAAGAAGCCGCCATTGTTGTGTGATTGTGAAGCTGAGAAGACGCGCCTTTTGTCTATAAGGGGCCATACACATATACATCTGGTAATGCTCTGCCCTTAACAGGTATCGCATTAAGATTACGACATGTGTACAGGTCATAAGATCCAGTGGCTTACAATGACTTTACCATTTTCACGTGATtaaattattactactattgaTATCCCcatgaaatataattcaatttgtCCCAACTTTTATggtaatatgaaattatttatattttacaccTTCAACATTCAAATTCACATCAAACTTTTATGTGTAGGCATTTGTAGCGAGAGATGAAATATACTAATTGAATTCGATTGAATCAGTAGATTTTATAACGGTAATATTTCATtcgttaaaaagaaaaaaattaattcttttttttgtctgcttttaaaaagaatgaatctttttttttatttgataatattttaatttcaactttttattaattttaatttataattattaaatttaattttttttatatatttttaaaaatgaagaaagtataTTGTGTCAATTACAAAGTCAAATAGGGGCATCAAAATCGAGTATTCGTGTTTGGCAATAACACCGGCGCTCACATGGCAATACTTGTGCATGACCTGTTTTTACGGGGAAAAAAAGTGATATTCCTTTTGAGGTTATTACGTTTATTAGTTGCACGATTGCAGTATTGTAAAAtagttattttgttttttgttttcttaccATATTTCTGTTTATTCTTTTTGCAATGTGTTCTATTTTTCTTACTATTCTGCTTTATAAACTCTTCTAATTTTGTGTTCagaatttattgaaaatattttttatttattttcataaaataagtgTAGGATTTATGTGTATATTCttgtctattttttaatttattttgtgaattatATCACACGTAAAAGAAAATGTTGAAATAGCATGTGAACATACAACTATTAGGAATGATAAGATTATGAATGAAGATATTCAGAATAAGTTGAAATGACATCTATAGTAAATATGATGAGAAAATGAATATTGAGATGTTTCGGACATATGTAAAGAAtagatatacaaatatatattcaatttaaaagGCGTGAGAGGTTAGATATAGTGAATATAAGAAGAGGTAGAAATCGACCAAAATATTATTCAGGAAATATGCTTAGACAAGACATGAAGCAATTTCGACttatcaaaaatatgaaaatattaaatcacaaattatgataaaaattaataggTAATTGAATATTACGTTGCTTTTCAACTGGATTAGGCTTAATGCTAGCCTAGAGACCATATCTGTCaaagtaatatttttgttatttgatagcatatattgttaaatatgttttgattatCATTGCACTATTTCGTTAATATAACTATTCCTAATTATTTGTAtgccttcaatttttttttaaaaaaaataattgtcatttcttcctttttattattattttattcaacttcacttgaattGATGATCTTTTAGAGATAATATAAATATCTTTACAAGATACTAATAACACCTACGTAGATCATATCAAatccatttaattattttttgtttcaaaaataGTAAGATCCCAAATACAAATTTATGTATaaccaaaaaatcatttaataaagGGACCCGCAAAGTGTTATTGGGCCTAATTAGATGGCTAGTCGACCCAACAATTGGGCAAATGCAGGTACAGGGAAGAGTGATATACGTGCACGCAGCGTATCGGTTTTACTGATGAAAGGATAAGGTTGGGCACGTCAGGATGTCGTCGTTTTGGAACAATATCAATTTGTTCGGACGAATATAACCCTACCCACTCTGCCAATTGAAAGTTGACACCTCCTCCTTCTCTCCACTTTTTCTAAATTCCCAGAAAAATATATACTACAACAAAATTGTTcatacaaagaagaagaaatagcAGCACAGCACAAGCAAGTTCACTCCGATTGAATATCTCCGCCGAGATCCTAGATTTTCCGGTGAGTTTTCCGATCTATTACGATTTGTATAGTTGACCATTATGAATCTTTCTCATATGATGCGATTACAGAAATGTTAGGTCCTTTTGCTATTACCCATTTCCGATCCAAAATATGGATTCGCCAGCGAAAAAAATCTTTACCTTCTCCATCTAGCTTCAATTTAGTAGATTAGACGTTGATTTGTACTGTACATTTCCCGGAAGGAATAAAAGTATCTTGTGAAAATTGAGACCGAGACAGGAAAACTGGGGAAAATGAGTTTAGGTGTAGCGGAGGAGGAATCGGGTAAGGAAATCCAGTTGCCGGCGGATGTAGACTGGCAAATGCTGGACAAATCTAAGTTTTTCTTCCTCGGCGCCGCCTTATTTTCAGGTGTTTCAGCTGTGCTTTATCCTGTTGTGGTGTTGAAGACTCGACAACAGGTAGCCCAAGCTCATCTTTCCTGTTTTAGAACTGCCTTATCCGTTGTTAGGCTTGAAGGAATTCGTGGATTGTATCGGGGGTTTGGGACTTCGTTGATGGGTACAATTCCTGCTAGGGCACTTTATATGACTGCTCTTGAGGTTACCAAGAGTAGTGTTGGTACGGCCACGGTTAGGCTCGGCATTCCTGAGCCAACTGCGACTGCGTTAGCCAGTGCTGCTGCTGGATTGAGCGCAGCTGTGGCCGCACAATTGGTTTGGACTCCGGTGGATGTGGTCAGCCAGCGGCTCATGGTGCAGCGTGTTTGTGCTGCACCAGCATCCTGTAAATATCTCAATGGGATTGATGCTTTTCGACGAATCCTCAAGACAGATGGACCTAAGGGACTCTACAGAGGTTTTGGGTTTTCAATTTTGACATATGCCCCATCCAATGCACTGTGGTGGACATCCTACACCATCACTCAGCGGCTTGTCTGGAGTGGGTATGGATGTTACTTCAGCAAGAATGGTGATGACAGAATTGAGGATAACATCAAAAGTACTCTGAAGCCTGATTCGAAGACTGTTATGATGGTTCAGGGAGTGAGTGCAGCCATGGCCGGAGGTGTTTCAGCGCTGATTACAACACCATTAGACACAATCAAGACAAGATTGCAGGTCCTGGATGGCGATGAGAATGGACGGAGAGGGCCAACAGTAGCTCAGACGGTAAGAAATTTAGTAAAGGAAGGTGGGTGGATGGCTTGTTACAGAGGATTAGGCCCTCGATGGGCTTCAATGTCCATGTCTGCAACCACAATGATCACTACTTATGAATTCCTCAAACGCCTCTCCACAAAGAATCAAGAAAATTGGGCATAGTCATCCCCATAGATAGCTGTCACTCTTCTTAGATTTATGTTTTTCTCTTTGATCCATGTATAAGTTTTCTTTTTGAATGATCCTTTTTTAGGAATCAGTATGCTGAGTTTAGacataaaaaaaacctaaatcaagaacaaaaagaatGATGAATGTACAAAGTATGAATCTGTATATATAGTCCACTTCACTAAACTTATTTGGCTGTTGTTACTGTTTCTCTTTCCGGTAAGCTACCCTATGATTTCTCTTGTGCTTGTTTTAACTCTCGCGGTTCTTTCGGAAACAGCCTCTCCATCTCAATGAGGTAGGGATAAGCAGTGTACACTCTACTTCATCTCAATGAACTAAAGTGGGTATGTTGCTGTTGTTGTACTGAGCAATTTGTCTACTTACAGATGTGAgacttctttttcttccttcaAGAACTATACTTTTTCGAGAATGGAGCCAAAATAGTTGGAAGCTATCCTTCTCAGGCACTGATCAAATAGTAAGATGAGAATCTGTAGTGGGCTTAATTGACTTTTAGCTAATCTCAACCAATGGAAGATGAGATTCTGCCTGATCATGATGTTGATTTGAACATGTTGCGTGCACAAAGGTTTTAGCATATCTATTCTTGATTTAATGTGACAAGAACTCAGTCAGATTGAGGTTGCTCATATTGTCGGATGAGGGTTGTTGTAGGCTGAAAACCTGTGTAAAATTTGTCAATTTGGGAATAGGAGCTAGGAGAGGTAGAGATAAGTAAAAAGAGAAAGTGATTATGTGTATTGTTATTTTGTtgtctccttccctctattacttctcttttttctttttctttttttgtatgttGAGTATTTATCGAAAATAATACCTTTTATCTGTTGAGATAGGAATAAAATTTGTGTATATCCTATCCTTCTTCAGATCCTATTAGTGAGGTTCATGTTATTATGACAGATCTTCCTAATAAATGTCATTGTAACATGAGTTTAGTGGAAATTCATACTAACTAACCCAACTTGTTTGAAAGTAGGATAGTTGTTTCTTGTTTAACGAGACAGGAAAATGTGGTGGGGGCCTACGTAATTATCCAACATTTAGTAGATTATCTCATTGTTTAATATTCAGATAGCCCAAGTGGCCGACCATTATACATAAATTTCTATTAATATAACTCTTGTCTATATGTAACTATTATATCAGCAACCAcgtttcttctattttttttctaaaaaatcataTAGTGGAAAAAAACTGATTGCTTCACTTGTTATATTCAACTAATTTCTTAATAACATCAACCCTACCTACCGGAACTGTTCAGGATATTCTAAAAGAAGTCTTAATATTATCAAAAACTTTGTCCTAATCAATCGAAATTTAAAAAACACAGTTAATGAAAGCGAGACAAgtggtttaaaaaataaatacgtTTAAAATTGGGTGGGGTTGGGGAGTACACACAGACACAATTTTGGTGTCACTGTATAAGTAATGtcctaaatttataaaattttggtaCATCTACTCAATTCGGGACAACTTTAGACGTAACGACTGAAGTTAGTCTTAACAGAGTCTAACTTCAGTTTCATACTTCAGACATTTTAGCAAAACATCATGAATAGACAGTTAGCAGCAAGAGAACTGTTGTTGATCAGTATTCTGTAAAGT encodes the following:
- the LOC101261005 gene encoding uncharacterized protein is translated as MSLGVAEEESGKEIQLPADVDWQMLDKSKFFFLGAALFSGVSAVLYPVVVLKTRQQVAQAHLSCFRTALSVVRLEGIRGLYRGFGTSLMGTIPARALYMTALEVTKSSVGTATVRLGIPEPTATALASAAAGLSAAVAAQLVWTPVDVVSQRLMVQRVCAAPASCKYLNGIDAFRRILKTDGPKGLYRGFGFSILTYAPSNALWWTSYTITQRLVWSGYGCYFSKNGDDRIEDNIKSTLKPDSKTVMMVQGVSAAMAGGVSALITTPLDTIKTRLQVLDGDENGRRGPTVAQTVRNLVKEGGWMACYRGLGPRWASMSMSATTMITTYEFLKRLSTKNQENWA